One Natrinema longum genomic window carries:
- a CDS encoding IMP cyclohydrolase, whose product MYVGRFVVVGPEGGAYRVSSRSFPNREITARDEALTVGPTEDAPETDNPYVSYNCLRVVETPTGETVAFGNGSHVDPIAEKLELGYPARDALAESLLALDYEKDDYDTPRIAATIGGDGEALIGTVREDALLVETVDEPTLVATYEKDAPESFEFEADSADAAASEAYDLAFEHAVCAAGVARTDDGFETAIENGD is encoded by the coding sequence ATGTACGTCGGACGATTCGTCGTCGTCGGCCCCGAGGGTGGCGCGTATCGCGTCTCCTCGCGGTCGTTCCCGAACCGCGAGATCACCGCTCGAGACGAGGCGCTCACCGTCGGTCCCACCGAGGACGCCCCCGAGACGGACAACCCCTACGTCTCCTACAACTGCCTGCGGGTCGTCGAGACGCCGACGGGCGAGACGGTCGCCTTCGGCAACGGCTCGCACGTCGATCCGATCGCGGAGAAACTCGAACTCGGCTATCCGGCTCGCGACGCGCTGGCGGAGAGCCTGCTGGCGCTGGATTACGAGAAAGACGACTACGACACACCACGCATCGCGGCGACGATCGGCGGCGACGGTGAGGCGCTCATCGGCACCGTTCGCGAGGACGCGCTGCTCGTCGAAACCGTCGACGAGCCGACGCTGGTCGCGACCTACGAGAAGGACGCCCCCGAGTCGTTCGAGTTCGAGGCCGACAGCGCCGACGCGGCCGCAAGCGAGGCCTACGACCTCGCGTTCGAACACGCGGTCTGTGCGGCCGGGGTCGCCCGGACCGACGACGGGTTCGAGACGGCCATCGAGAACGGCGACTGA
- a CDS encoding metallophosphoesterase family protein — protein sequence MKVGLVSDIHSNRVALEAVLEDMPPVDELLCAGDVVGYNPWPADCVDEMRERDVPTVMGNHDAAVAGDTPFRFNGMAKAGVEHAKTHLSDEELEWLSSLPPERLACDDRVKLVHGHPDDPDRYTRYTYPEEFSPRLLGDEDVLVLGHTHVQGVRRFAEGIVVNPGSVGQPRDGDPRAGYAVVDLDALTVDTHRVEYDIDAVQEAVDDAGLPTRIGTRLARGE from the coding sequence ATGAAGGTCGGACTCGTTTCGGATATTCACAGCAATCGAGTCGCCCTCGAGGCCGTCCTCGAGGACATGCCGCCGGTCGACGAGTTGCTCTGTGCCGGCGACGTCGTCGGCTACAACCCCTGGCCCGCCGACTGCGTCGACGAGATGCGCGAGCGGGACGTGCCGACGGTGATGGGAAACCACGATGCGGCAGTCGCTGGCGACACTCCCTTCCGATTCAACGGCATGGCCAAGGCGGGCGTCGAGCACGCGAAAACCCACCTCTCCGACGAGGAACTCGAGTGGCTCTCCTCGCTCCCGCCCGAGCGTCTCGCCTGCGATGACCGGGTAAAACTCGTTCACGGACACCCGGACGATCCCGACCGTTACACCCGGTATACGTACCCAGAGGAGTTCTCGCCCCGACTACTGGGAGACGAAGACGTTCTCGTATTGGGCCACACCCACGTCCAGGGCGTGAGACGGTTCGCCGAGGGAATCGTCGTCAACCCGGGGAGCGTCGGCCAACCTCGCGACGGGGATCCGCGAGCGGGATACGCAGTCGTGGATCTCGACGCCCTGACGGTCGACACCCACCGCGTCGAGTACGACATCGACGCGGTACAGGAGGCCGTCGACGACGCGGGGTTGCCGACGCGCATCGGGACACGACTCGCCAGAGGGGAGTGA
- the cysE gene encoding serine O-acetyltransferase encodes MFERVREDVRAMRERDPAAKGWLEVLLCYPGLHAVWAHRLAHRCWNGGPAGRLFARLLSHVVRLLTGVEIHPAADVGRRVTIDHGMGVVIGETAEIGDDVHMYHGVTLGGDTNEPVKRHPTVENGAQLGANATLLGDITIGADAAVGAGSVVTQDVPAGATVVGVPAERVD; translated from the coding sequence ATGTTCGAACGCGTGCGTGAGGACGTGCGGGCGATGCGCGAGCGCGACCCCGCCGCGAAGGGGTGGCTCGAGGTCCTCCTGTGTTATCCGGGGCTCCACGCGGTCTGGGCACACCGGCTCGCCCATCGATGCTGGAACGGCGGCCCCGCCGGGCGGCTGTTCGCGCGGCTGTTATCCCACGTCGTCCGCCTGCTGACGGGCGTCGAGATCCATCCGGCCGCCGACGTCGGCCGGCGGGTGACGATCGATCACGGAATGGGCGTCGTCATCGGCGAGACGGCCGAGATCGGCGACGACGTGCACATGTACCACGGGGTCACGCTCGGCGGCGACACGAACGAACCGGTCAAGCGCCATCCGACGGTCGAGAACGGCGCACAGCTGGGCGCGAACGCGACGCTGCTCGGCGATATCACGATCGGTGCGGACGCGGCCGTCGGTGCCGGCTCGGTCGTCACGCAAGACGTCCCGGCGGGGGCGACCGTCGTCGGCGTGCCGGCGGAGCGAGTCGACTGA